A single uncultured Cohaesibacter sp. DNA region contains:
- a CDS encoding NlpC/P60 family protein — protein MTTSQNASTLRDEIIAEALSWQGTPYRHQASCKGAGCDCLGLIRGVYRHFWDEPETPPPYSPDWAETNGRETLALAATRYLISVEKEDRAPGDVLLFRYKKGFPAKHAGILINSTQFLHAQHGGNVSVASLGPLVAAPSRLCLRFSSQSFLTP, from the coding sequence ATGACAACCTCTCAAAATGCGTCGACTTTGCGTGATGAAATCATAGCCGAGGCCCTCAGTTGGCAGGGTACGCCCTACAGGCATCAGGCCAGTTGCAAGGGAGCCGGGTGCGATTGCCTCGGATTGATCCGCGGTGTCTACCGTCACTTTTGGGACGAGCCGGAAACGCCACCACCCTATTCGCCGGACTGGGCGGAGACCAATGGTCGTGAAACCCTTGCACTCGCAGCAACGCGATATCTCATTTCCGTTGAGAAAGAGGATCGTGCTCCGGGAGACGTGCTGCTGTTTCGCTATAAGAAGGGATTTCCTGCCAAGCACGCCGGAATTCTGATTAATTCCACTCAGTTTCTGCATGCTCAGCACGGCGGTAATGTCTCCGTCGCGTCCCTTGGGCCCTTGGTGGCTGCGCCATCTCGCCTATGTCTTCGCTTTTCCAGCCAATCATTCTTGACCCCTTGA